From the genome of Zalophus californianus isolate mZalCal1 chromosome 5, mZalCal1.pri.v2, whole genome shotgun sequence:
tctctctctcattctcactctctcaagtgaataaataaataaaatctttaaaaaatatattaaacatagaattcccatatgatccagtaattccagtacTTAGTAtttaccaatgaaaatgaaaacactaattacaAAAGacacatgcatccctatgtttattgcagtattatttacaataaccaatatatggaaacaatctaTATATTCGTCTACAAATGAATGTTTAAAGAAGATATTAtatgcacaaaaacagacacatacaacAATGGAACATACTAGACAGcccacaaatatatatatttatgagcatatatttatttacatatattgaaagtttatatatataaatatatataatgaaatcctatatatatgatatatatgcatatacatatatatatgtataaatatagtGAAATACTACTCAACCATGTAAAGAAGATTCTggtatttgcaacaacatggatggatctaggaagcattatgctaaatgatataagtcagagaaagacaaataatcatttggttttactcatatgtggaatttaagaaacaaaacagagaaaaaagagccaaacaaaaaaatagattcataaatgcagagaacaaactggtggttaccagggccAAGTGGGTGAGAGTGAACAGGTAAAATAGTTAAATAGGATTAGTAGTACACTATTGTGATGAGCACGGAATAAgatatagaattattgaatcatattgtacacctgaaactaatatacactgtatgttaattacacttaaaggaaaaaaaagaaaataaataaataggtagtaATATAGACAACAGTATCTAATAAGCAAATGGTACAGTGATTAATTTTACCCTAACTGTTTTGATCTTAATATCTGAGAGACTCTTATTAGTGCCTCTAAttattctggaaattttatttgatatataatcattatttttaaaagtatgctaTTTTTTTCAGATGTGTCATATTCTTTATGGAGTATTTATTTTAGTTGAACAAATTTTTACCTGCATTGTATAATCCTCTAGTTTTGGTAGTATTTCTTATCAGGtgtagagggttttttttcctacattaaagcatatgtctttttaatttgtaattcaaatattttgctactGTCAGTTATCCCCAAATGAGAGAACTTACTACAAGATGTGATTATAGTAGGCACCTGTCCATTTTCAAATTTCACTCTTGAATGCAAGGTAAAAGCAGTTGAGTAGGCTGGAAACacttttaattctaaaaaaaaaagatgataaggggcccctgggtggcacagtcagttgagcatcagactcttgattttggctcaggtccttatctcaggatcctgaggttgagccccttgttgggctctgggcccagcagggagtctgcttaagattctctctccctctccctctgccctcccactcaaactgtctctttttctcaaataaataaataaatattttttttaaagtggataaAATTCTTGGGAACCAAGAATAACTCCAGGATTCCTGGAATTTCCTAGACAGATCACTTGACCTTTAAAGGGACATTCATCTAATTGTAGCTTAGGGAAATAAATCACAATGCATGAGGGTGGAAAACACTGTCCAGTActagaggaatttttaaaatatagggcatcctaaaagaaaaataaggcatcCTATAAATATAAAGTAACAAAAAGCCCTCTTTACCTTGGCATTAATCATTcttcaatatatttaattataaactgAAAACAATTAAACTACAGTATGATGTGTATAGTATACTAGATTTTTGTGTCATAAGTATtgtaaatttctatttattttattcacctGTGTTCCCAgccttttacaaaaaaatttaaaaaatcatcaaataaacACTGGATCTATATACAAGAAACCATTCTAAATTGTTTACCTATGTAAATAGGatagaaaagaaaagtgaaatctTGTAATTTCTAAATGTCTATCTTCTTATATACCTTTGATTTTTGGAAAAACATGGCAAAATTTAttcttagaaatgaaataaaataacatgaattAAATCCTATGATTATATAATCATATGGACTACATGAAACTGTAACTGAGCAATGCTTGAGTGAAAGGTACCTGGTGACTGGAAAAAGGTGATGTACAGAGACATGAGTTTTTCAGTGAGTTCAAAGACTCTGCCTTTAGGAAGTGATGCCTACAGAGATAtcctgaaggaagaaaaacagactcTGATTGCTGTGTGTGGGGAGTGCAGTGGAAGGAGCAACATGTACCATGGCATGTGGGGGAATGAGCAGGAAAATCACATGGTGATAAGACAGTCTGGTGAGGCTTTACCTTTGACAAGAGAAGGAGCAAGGCACTGAGTGACAGTCAGGCCATGTAGGGTTTCTTGGTCAGGAGGACCTATTTAGTTTACATCCTTAAAGCAGGACAAAGATATTGATCTGTTTTAAGCAAGAACTATGTTCTGTAAAATGTCCCCTCTGGTTGTGGCTTGCAGTTCTCATTGGACTATGTCCTGAAAAAGGGACAGATCCTTGAAGGTATTCACATATGGATATGCTGTAGTTCCGGTTCTGGCGATGTCTAAGGGCATGGAAATATgtcaatatatattttgaaataatttggaaacaaaaaatagaatttgtGATGGATGGGCTATAGTGATGGCACAGGGGACAATAGGAAAAATTCAAAGGTGCCATACTTTCCAATTTAAATAGTGAAGGAGATGctacacaatatattttttttcttttctttttttttcttgaggttggTGGAATGAAGCTGACTTCAGTTTTCTATAATTAAAGTTTCACAATCCAAGTCTGTTTTCAccaagaaataatcaacaaagcaGAGATTTTTTACATGAAATTCAGTACGCTAGTATTTCaaagaaacacataaatacaaaattaacattaaaatataaaagataacatttattataacacatttacaccacagaaaaaaCAACAGCCAGACaaataagatgtttaaaatgtcaagaagtttcttaaatatttataaaagttatCTTGATATACAATGTCATCTCAGTTCACAAAACTATGTGTTTGAATATACGatctcaatttaaaaagcaacacGTAAGTAAtgttctctctataaaatatttctcacTTCCTTTACATTCTGTGCAATTACATAAAACACTCTTGTACTTTTATAATCAAAATGTAATTAACTataatttgacttttattttgaggttttctcatttttttaatacttaaacttatatctgcattttttttatccTGTTACACTGTTTGATGAAGATCACCAGCAAGATAGAATTTGAGATTCCATGATAATCTGCTTTAAGGCACCCTGTTGGAAGGAAATGCAGCACTTACTATTATTACTAAGATTACACCTTTCCTATGAAACCAACTTTGTTGCAGTTATTGAAAGTAAGAACaaagaatttacaaaaatataacaaTGGGATGAGAATGAAGGAATTGAATAGGCAAGCTTCTtttatatgtctttatttttttggagataataaattgtttttaattaaatatattttggcttATTTAAGTAGTAttgtctttttaatgaaaatacataacaacaataataaaagttaaaatatatagcaataataATTTGTTCCCTAATTTATTACTGTAATAGTTATCTTTCATAAAACAATGTTCTAGTtcaacatctttttatgtctttaaattgCAGTTGGAGTAAGTAACATACTCTCTTTGATGAATATCTCAAAAACACCCATGGCCCCTGGTTTGAACtggcataaaaaaaaatccagttagagCTTTGGGATGACTAGCataataaagaaagagagaatttagatataaattcttcaaaaattagatttgaaaatattactatattaacagaataaataatTATCTGTTCAATTGTGTGTGGTTAAGTACATGTCATACAAAATATACCACTTTGGTATATTGCCTATTTTGAGCTGAAGTCACTTGAGGGACAGAATATGCAAGAAGacctctctgacttcctctttctATCTCAGGAGGTCATAGCACTTCCTATGAAAGGTGCACACCCTGTCTCAGGAAGAGAACATTCTTACCACTGGAGATTGGGAGTTGAGGTTGAAATGCACCTGTAAAACAAACTTACCAAAATGACCCTTGTGTCACTTTCCCATAATTTACTGCTCAAGCCTATCTGTCTTGTCACATACCCACAATTTCtcattctttgtttaaaaaggtATATAAGCTTTTGGGCCAAAATGCTTTTTCaggttcattttccttttgaagaCCCCTATGTgcacatggaaattaaaataaaatgtgtatgcttttctTCTGATAATAGGTTTCATATCAGTTTAATACTTAGTCTTAACCACAGAACCTAGGAAGGTAGAATGAATTCTTCCTCTCCTACAGTAGGATGACATACAAAACAGCAGTGCATTGGTACAGAATGTTTCCCTGTTATTGTGAGAATTGTACGTAGCTTTTGCTATtttggagggaaaggaaaggttaaaaaaatgatgtatggcacaagtttttcatttatatgtatagGTAATTTATACAATATTTTCCATCAACGTGtgctgttttaaaattaaaaactaagaattcaagaaaaatatacttttgaTATATACTactttaaggaaaattttaagcATTGGCATTTGTAagaaactcttgattttgttatATACTTTTGCcattaaaatagattattaaaatattagttgCCTAAAATAATGCCTCTAATAATATAATCTGCATATCAGTTAACAGGGAATCTTGTTGAGCTGCATACTTTCATTCAAGAGGTCTGTGCTTAGATAGGCCTTTCTAACAAAGCTCCCAGATTATTCTGATGCTTCTAGTGCACTGATCACACTTTGAATGGAAAGCCTTTAGGAGATGATCAAGTGGAAAGCACTTATGCTAAAAAACTTTGAAATACGTATTTCCTTTAGCTCTCTTATCCTATTTCttactaattttaatatttgaaaaatgtaaagctTTTTCATTAACATAAGAAGGTAAACAGTGAAGGGAAATCTGGCTTGGGTcccttttttctacttttttcttctctccttctgaattaaattatttacttaacttgactattttataaaaatctaagAGAGTTGATACTTGCTTTACCATGATAGATATCCCCTTACTGTACTGCCCAGATctaagtttttcctttctttctccctctacatCTTGATCTTCTTACCTCTgctaatattttgaaattcaattatcaagaaaaatctgaatcatctagtattttcctatttttctaatgaaaatctccatttatatttatatgaataattaaagaactattttaaaaatagtgctgACTTATCATATGTGTTTAATACATGTTAATTTAGTAAATTATATTCAGGGTCAAAGTGATATGTTTATAATAGCACAACTACCAAGTGGAGTAACACTGAAACAATCTTTGGTGCATGTTTATTGATGAGGTGTAATTATGAAAATAGTCAACTGAACTATGGGACTAAACCTGCCTATTTTCCTATTGTGAATGACTTGTGGTCAGGGAGCTTGTGTGCTTTAACTCTTTATTACATTGACATTGTACTGACATTCTTAAACATAGCAATTCTAGAATATCTATTGTAGTAGAAGTCAAACCAAAATGTAAAGTACAGAGAGATATCCATATTAGGTGGTATcaatttcacaaaataattttcaatactTACCATTTGCAAATGTAGCTTGGGAATCCATTCTAAATTGAGTATTTTAGAGTATCTCTCAAATCATTCATATATCAGACCAAGAGCAATCTCTTTTGTGCTAGAGCTTTTCTGAAAGCTTTCTTCACATCTTTGTTTCTCAGGGTGTATAGGAGAGGGTTTACCAAAGGGGTAACCACACAGTAGAACACTGAGATGACTTTACCAATAGTGAAGTTGTACTTGGCTGGAGGGCGAACATAAGCAAAGATAATGGTGCCATAATAGATAGAGACCACAGTGAGGTGGGAGGCACAGGTGGAGAAAGTTTTCTTCCGAGCCTCCCGGGAAGACAGCCTGATTATCGTGACCACAATGTGTCCATAGGAAGACATAGTGAGAAGGAAAGAACTTAGAATCACGACAGAGCTACATGTATAGCCCAAAGTCTCCACCAAAAATGTATCTGAGCAGGAGAGTTTAAAAATGGGGTCTGAGTCACAAAAGAAATGGTTGATCTTCTGGGGACCACAAAAGTTTAGATGGGAGATGAGTATGGTCGGTAGGAGAGGAGCAATGAAGCCCCCAATCCAAGATCCAGCTGAAAACCACAGGCACACCTGAAGACTCATGAGAAGTGAATACCTTAAAGGGCTGCAGATGGCCAGGTACCGGTCATAGGCCATCACTGCCAGCAGGATGCACTCTGTAGCTCCcatggagaaaaagaagtagTACTGGGTTATACACCCAGAAACAGAGATGGTAACAACCTGTGAGAGGCAGGTGGCCAGCAATTTAGGCACCGTGGCTGTGGTGTACCAGATCTCCAGGAATGACAAATTTCCTAAGAAAATGTACATGGGTGTTTGGAGTGTGATATCCATGAGAACAATGAAGATGATGAGGGTATTTCCCATGAGGGAGAGCAGATACACAGTGAGAAATATCACAAACAAGGTGAGCCGCAGATAGAGAACACCAgaaaacccaagaaaaatgaactcTGTCACTGTTGTTTGGTTTGTTACATCCATATCTCATCTTCTCTGGTCTGGAATAAACCAACAAAGCCCAGAATATAGCAGATTAGCAAGAAGggaatatttttgtattcatttatttcatgatAATAGACTCctaattataataaaagttaataGCTGGTTATAACCTAGTTGGTGTCTTTATAAACATTTCCATGGATGAGCTCACTTGATTTACAAAATAATCTCCAAAATGAATAGTCTAATAATCTACTccacaaatgaagaaaaactagacagtaaattgcttttttaaaaattttattttgttatgttatgttaatcaccatacattgcatcattagtttttgatgtaataaaTTGCTTTCTAATAGTTACACCACTTTAAGTGGTAGAATGGGTTTTGTACCCATGTAAGTTGTTTTAAAAGACCACAgtccaggggttcctgggtggctcagttggttgggcatctgcctttggctcaggtcatgatctcggggtcttgggatcaagcccagcatcaagctccctgatcagtggggagcctgcttctccctttccccttgccccaccttgtgctttctctccctatttctctcaaataaataatctttaaaaaataaaaattatacaaaaataaaaaaacttcagtCCAagctaatatataaaatatggctATTGGAAGAACATGGCATTGTTTCATCACTGAGGAATTAACACCCTATGCATTAAAAGATGGTAAACTTAATAATGTATGTCTGAGGCCATTGGATAGGGGAAAGGGGACCTTTAGAATGCAGCTCCTACTCTGTATCAGTTGCCTTACAAATATAAAAGATTGCCTACAATTTTAACTGTGTGACCCTTATTATATGTCATCACTTAGGTTTTGGTAAAAGACTAGTACATGAGttctccagaaaacaaaacaaaacaaacaaacaatgtaGAATTCAACATTAATATAGAAGcacatgtttgttttttgaatCATTGCATTCACCAATGTTTCTACAGCGGTTAGGAACAGTCAAGCAAATAATTTCaaagtcagaaataaatttaTCCTTCAATGGACATAAGATGAGTTTCCATAGCTTGGATATTGAGAAGGCCAACTTCATGCGAGATATATACAATCACCAAACTTTGGAGTGTACAAAACAGTACAACTATGTAGTTATTTTAAGCATTCTtgccaaaattaagaaaaaaacagatatctTATTTGTAGAGAAACAAAGTATTTCAATGGGTTATTCCAGTATACATATGCATTAAGGCCAAAATATCAAGAT
Proteins encoded in this window:
- the LOC113928403 gene encoding olfactory receptor 11L1-like; translation: MDVTNQTTVTEFIFLGFSGVLYLRLTLFVIFLTVYLLSLMGNTLIIFIVLMDITLQTPMYIFLGNLSFLEIWYTTATVPKLLATCLSQVVTISVSGCITQYYFFFSMGATECILLAVMAYDRYLAICSPLRYSLLMSLQVCLWFSAGSWIGGFIAPLLPTILISHLNFCGPQKINHFFCDSDPIFKLSCSDTFLVETLGYTCSSVVILSSFLLTMSSYGHIVVTIIRLSSREARKKTFSTCASHLTVVSIYYGTIIFAYVRPPAKYNFTIGKVISVFYCVVTPLVNPLLYTLRNKDVKKAFRKALAQKRLLLV